One genomic window of Daphnia pulex isolate KAP4 chromosome 10, ASM2113471v1 includes the following:
- the LOC124205808 gene encoding tRNA (cytosine(72)-C(5))-methyltransferase NSUN6-like isoform X2 — protein sequence MLVKHLKTPPHFTIIRVNTVTTSKEILRDEIEEALSMQYSIKMISPPVVQFHPKVHDILVVKSNHAIEKVEPIYPHVMVGLGCAIAILRGANAYSPGITAIPNGVVIGDKVSVFGDLLGQCKRGWNKEYEGKKYFVGNGLLLQNRQDLFSVGVPKGLAINMIEPLFYCPSIGDILLDNKTIGFQKGFLQNLPSVLCGHALNPQPHHLVLDLCAAPGGKTTHIGSLMENKGSVIALDKSASKIKQIQENSAKLGLTNITAFVQDSTTACIMEKPEHLQEYETTAAASLQTSPPFLPNSFDRILLDAPCSALGQRPQLYNPIRLKEVQSFARLQKKLFLTAAQLLRPGGRMVYSTCTYNIAENEEIIDWALGLFPSLRVTNFNIQIGKPGYRIGRLTEEDCIAMQRFGSPNESVSMDENSDTIGFFICCLEKILS from the exons atgttagTGAAACATTTAAAGACTCCTCCACACTTCACAATCATTCGAGTAAACACTGTAACTACAAGCAAAGAAATTCTTAGAGATGAAATTGAAGAGGCACTTTCaatg CAATATTCCATAAAGATGATTTCTCCCCCAGTAGTTCAATTTCACCCTAAAGTACATGACATACTAGTTGTTAAATCCAATCATGCCATTGAAAAGGTAGAACCTATTTACCCACATGTTATGGTTGGTTTGGGGTGTGCAATAGCAATTCTAAG AGGTGCTAATGCATATTCTCCAGGGATAACAGCTATTCCAAATG GAGTTGTAATAGGGGACAAAGTTTCGGTTTTTGGTGATCTATTAGGTCAGTGTAAAAGAGGATGGAATAAAGAatatgaaggaaaaaaatattttgtaggTAATGGCCTATTGCTTCAAAATAGACAAGATCTGTTCTCAGTTGGAGTACCGAA GGGTCTAGCTATTAATATGATTGAACCGCTTTTTTATTGTCCAAGTATTGGCGACATTTTGCTtgataataaaacaatcgGATTCCAGAAAggatttcttcaaaatttacCATCTGTACTGTGTGGCCATGCGCTTAATCCACAACCTCATCACTTGGTCTTGG atttATGTGCTGCTCCTGGAGGCAAGACGACACATATTGGAAGTTTAATGGAAAATAAG GGTTCAGTAATAGCTCTGGACAAATCAgcatcaaaaatcaaacaaattcaagaaaattcagCGAAGCTTGGGTTGACCAATATCACAGCCTTCGTCCAAGACTCAACAACAGCTTGCATAATGGAAAAGCCTGAACACTTACAAGAATATGaaactactgctgctgcttcacTCCAGACTTCACCACCATTTCTCCCTAATTCCTTTGATCGCATATTACTTGATGCGCCATGCAGTGCCCTAGGACAACGACCACAATTATATAATCCTATACGACTGAAAGAGGTGCAGTCGTTTGCAAG attgcagaaaaagctttttcttaCG GCTGCTCAGTTATTGAGACCGGGAGGTCGCATGGTTTACAGTACGTGCACCTATAACATagctgaaaatgaagagatcATTGACTGGGCACTAGGATTATTTCCATCTCTCCGTGTAACGAATTTCAACATTCAAATCGGAAAGCCAGGATACAGAATTGGTCGGCTAACGGAAGAAGACTGCATAGCAATGCAGCGATTTGGTTCACCCAATGAAAGTGTGTCGATGGATGAAAACTCGGATACAATTGGTTTTTTCATTTGCTGTTTAGAAAAGATCCTCagttaa
- the LOC124205809 gene encoding uncharacterized protein LOC124205809, producing the protein METMDSLGCDWLLNDLGPPPDAILRIPPPPLPHFIDRNYLHEMAVAAAGISDFDKGNNDTVPCHWCHWARRLDLVGSISVTSGTEMALEDTWFFVILASCLMLTLGALLSGLIYLRLNGKTLKGAWDFGSFLTENGSILIGNNDTGISPTIGGERHHNGSVMMPVRTVASHQSEGSIIKADCQAVCSSGDMGEHFLGGGNCSRAGSAVPAAAQRHVTTPSSFPPLTRALWAGVKTCAEGNHYTITHAQPFDQKQQRSSSLSPMVIHDLEQPDEDSAGYTTLHLGATTSALISNAENQMYYCCTDLMMIPQPMNSGPVHHQPVTSLDDSTDQTCEGNQNPPLYVNMSPLHPLSSPKMSYPLINPIYPSPCRSQPTVPHANNSPTEETIVRNCSTRQHSQA; encoded by the exons ATGGAAACGATGGATTCCTTGGGCTGCGATTGGCTCCTCAACGATCTGGGACCTCCTCCCGATGCCATTCTGCGGatccctcctcctccgcttCCGCATTTCATTGATCGGAATTATCTTCACGAAATGGCTGTGGCTGCAGCCGGGATCTCTGATTTCGACAAGGGCAACAACGATACGGTGCCATGTCACTGGTGTCATTGGGCCAGAAGGCTTGACTTGGTCGGATCGATTAGCGTCACATCAGGCACTG AAATGGCCCTTGAAGATActtggttttttgttattctggCATCCTGTTTGATGCTCACGCTAGGAGCGTTGCTCTCTGGTTTGATCTACTTGAGATTAAATGG GAAAACGCTGAAAGGAGCCTGGGATTTCGGAAGCTTCCTGACGGAAAACGGCTCCATTTTGATAGGCAACAACGACACGGGCATCTCACCAACAATCGGCGGAGAAAGGCACCACAATGGCAGCGTAATGATGCCGGTAAGAACAGTTGCCAGTCATCAAAGCGAAGGCAGCATCATAAAAGCCGATTGCCAGGCCGTCTGCTCCTCTGGCGATATGGGCGAGCATTTCCTTGGTGGTGGTAATTGCAGCCGGGCGGGCTCGGCGgtgcctgctgctgctcagcGACACGTCACAACACCTTCGTCCTTTCCACCTTTGACGCGTGCTCTGTGGGCTGGAGTCAAAACTTGCGCCGAGGGCAATCATTACACTATAACACACGCCCAACCTTTCGACCAGAAGCAACAACGTTCATCATCGCTCTCCCCGATGGTTATTCATGATCTGGAGCAGCCGGATGAAGACTCGGCTGGATACACAACCCTTCACCTTGGCGCCACGACATCCGCCCTCATCTCCAACGCCGAAAACCAAATGTATTACTGTTGCACAGATTTGATGATGATCCCCCAGCCGATGAATTCCGGCCCAGTGCACCACCAACCAGTCACATCGCTAGACGATTCCACCGATCAGACGTGCGAAGGCAATCAGAATCCGCCGCTCTATGTTAATATGTCTCCCTTGCATCCGCTATCCAGCCCAAAGATGAGTTACCCCCTCATCAACCCCATCTATCCATCGCCCTGTCGATCGCAGCCAACCGTTCCGCACGCCAACAATTCACCGACGGAAGAAACGATCGTCAGAAATTGCTCGACGAGACAACACTCGCAGGCGTGA
- the LOC124205811 gene encoding 28S ribosomal protein S28, mitochondrial-like: protein MDKIVRRTLLSAGRPSMNCFRNFADVVPQSNNLVNTDRSDLNEQEMSHKESNNKSLSGFGKAFTKFSKLTNKSSLDEPDVFATLLRHSKLIQLGDPQGKIVEGKIFQVVGNDLYIDFGGKFHCVCSKPNTNESEYVRGSRVRLRLQELELSTKFLGASQELTLREADALLLGLARTSGRKAI, encoded by the exons atggataAAATTGTCCGGCGAACGCTTCTGTCTGCTGGTCGACCTTCAATGAATTGTTTTCGCAATTTTGCTGATGTTGTTCCTCAAAGCAATAATTTAGTCAACACGGATCGTTCCGATTTAAATGAACAGGAGATGTCCCACAAAGAGTCCAACAATAAGTCCTTGTCAGGATTTGGAAAAGCCTTCACAAAGTTTTCAAAGTTAACAAATAAATCCTCATTAGATGAACCTGATGTGTTCGCTACATTATTAAGACACTCTAAACTCATTCAG TTAGGAGATCCTCAAGGGAAAATTGTTGAAGGTAAAATATTCCAAGTAGTTGGTAATGATCTGTATATAGACTTTGGGGGGAAATTCCACTGTGTTTGTTCAAAACCAAATACAAATGAAAG CGAATATGTTAGGGGTTCTAGAGTTCGACTGCGTCTTCAAGAATTAGAACTATCCACGAAGTTCTTAGGAGCAAGTCAAGAGCTAACTCTCCGTGAAGCAGACGCTCTTTTACTAGGGCTTGCGCGTACTTCTGGTCGGAAGGCAATATga
- the LOC124205805 gene encoding transmembrane and coiled-coil domains protein 2-like isoform X2 encodes MDKFQEIHGKGTPAMESSCTASSRGPSPSRPPAAITSNAASNINSQGPNGSNGRKTLETATNLKGGRRKSPVPSKKHGERGEKGGAGAGAGITGPTTGTLLSSLHGTSSNTHLSINSNLALAATPSTQSLLSVADERNHSNLQSTTSAPTGLLDSSILPASSIISKTVEDQSIDDDPDVSYFSTGAEGGNALLDELDGTTGSLSYPPGTPEYQKVRLEMEQIHMKVNKTRELIRDEQTARDENVNEYLRLASQADKQQQIRLKAVFEKKNTKSAQQMQVLQRKLDTYQRRLKALEAQGIPRNHGHRAPKQVLRGVGIGIKTVMSKPREFAHLIRNKFGSADNINQIRAVENTPGSSAPDDPFVISSAAVNNMSAGNSNSLPGHGATSQTVGQSAIVPATSQGSGGGKYTSEEGSECGSSVTSESMAGGLHMSPRHNVVGTSLGLSMGLESFFQELQERREEVDRLREEMEQLHLQQEVSIVSAALQEERFRVERLEEQINDLTELHQNEVENLKQNIADMEEKVQYQSEERLRDINDLLDSCHTRISKVEHQAQHQQHVSLEGIENSNARAVLVKLINMALTLLQLVLVVVSTSANIIAPFLKTRLRVLTTCVLALLFAFILKQWPDLEDLGSHLIQHCKAALRS; translated from the exons ATGGataaatttcaagaaattcatGGAAAGGGAACCCCAGCCATGGAAAGTTCTTGCACTGCATCAAGCCGTGGTCCTTCACCATCACGTCCTCCAGCAGCCATAACATCTAATGCAGCATCTAACATAAATTCTCAGGGTCCCAATGGATCTAATGG gaGGAAGACACTCGAGACCGCCACCAATTTGaaaggtggaagaagaaaatctccTGTACCATCAAAGAAACACGGAGAACGAGGTGAAAAGGGTGGGGCTGGCGCTGGCGCTGGAATAACTGGCCCTACTACTGGAACTCTGCTCAGCTCGCTCCATGGAACTAGTAGCAATACTCACCTTAGTATTAATAGCAATCTCGCTTTAGCTGCCACTCCGTCAACTCAGTCATTACTTTCCGTGGCCGATGAACGTAATCATAGCAACCTTCAATCCACTACTTCCGCTCCAACGGGGTTGCTTGATTCCTCGATATTACCAGCCTCCTCGATTATTTCCAAAACCGTCGAAGATCAATCTATTGACGATGATCCg GATGTTTCATATTTCTCAACCGGCGCCGAAGGAGGAAACGCTTTGTTAGATGAATTGGATGGTACAACTGGAAGTTTATCTTATCCTCCTGGTACTCCGGAATACCAAAAAGTTCGGTTAGAAATGGAACAAATTCAT atgaAGGTCAATAAAACGCGAGAATTAATACGAGATGAGCAAACGGCTCGTGACGAGAACGTCAATGAGTATTTACGTCTGGCCTCTCAGGctgacaaacaacaacaaattcgtTTGAAAGcagtttttgaaaagaagaacacAAAATCTGCTCAGCAAATGCAAGTGCTGCAGCGTAAACTGGATACTTATCAAAGACGTCTCAAAGCCCTTGAAGCTCAAGGAATTCCTCGAAATCATGGTCATCGGGCACCCAAGCAAGTTCTTCGAGGTGTAGGCATAGGAATAAA AACTGTTATGTCAAAACCCAGAGAATTCGCTCACTTAATCCGAAACAAATTTGGCAGTGCTGACAACATAAATCAAATACGTGCGGTAGAAAACACCCCGGGTTCTAGTGCGCCTGATGAtccttttgttatttcatcCGCCGCAGTTAATAATATGAGTGCTGGAAATTCCAATTCTCTTCCCGGTCATGGGGCCACATCACAG ACCGTTGGTCAATCCGCTATTGTTCCAGCAACTAGCCAGGGATCAGGTGGTGGTAAGTACACATCCGAAGAAGGATCAGAATGTGGCAGCTCAGTAACCAGTGAAAGCATGGCTGGTGGCTTGCATATGTCCCCCAGACACAATGTAGTGGGGACAAGTTTGGGGCTGAGCATGGGATTAGAGTCTTTTTTCCAAGAGCTTCAGGAGAGAAGGGAAGAAGTTGATCGATTGCGCGAGGAAATGGAACAA TTGCACCTTCAACAAGAAGTATCAATTGTTAGTGCTGCCTTACAAGAAGAGCGCTTTCGAGTTGAACGTTTAGAAGAACAGATTAATGATTTAACGGAACTGCATCAAAATGAG GTTGAGAATCTCAAACAAAACATTGCCGATATGGAGGAAAAAGTACAGTATCAATCGGAAGAAAGGCTAAGAGATATAAATGATTTGTTGGACAGCTGTCATACTcga ATATCGAAAGTGGAACATCAAGCCCAACATCAACAGCATGTCAGTTTGGAAGGAATTGAGAACTCCAATGCTCGAGCTGTTCTTGTCAAACTCATAAATATGGCCTTAACTTTGCTTCAATTAGTGCTAGTCGTTGTTTCAACATCAGCAAACATAATCGCACCTTTTCTTAAgacaag GCTACGTGTATTAACCACTTGCGTATTGGCGTTGCTGTTTGCTTTTATACTCAAGCAATGGCCGGATCTGGAGGACTTAGGTTCACATTTAATTCAACATTGCAAGGCCGCTTTGAGATCATAG
- the LOC124205808 gene encoding tRNA (cytosine(72)-C(5))-methyltransferase NSUN6-like isoform X1, with product MPFADDEVVDMIWQAMNEHEGPISKEMLVKHLKTPPHFTIIRVNTVTTSKEILRDEIEEALSMQYSIKMISPPVVQFHPKVHDILVVKSNHAIEKVEPIYPHVMVGLGCAIAILRGANAYSPGITAIPNGVVIGDKVSVFGDLLGQCKRGWNKEYEGKKYFVGNGLLLQNRQDLFSVGVPKGLAINMIEPLFYCPSIGDILLDNKTIGFQKGFLQNLPSVLCGHALNPQPHHLVLDLCAAPGGKTTHIGSLMENKGSVIALDKSASKIKQIQENSAKLGLTNITAFVQDSTTACIMEKPEHLQEYETTAAASLQTSPPFLPNSFDRILLDAPCSALGQRPQLYNPIRLKEVQSFARLQKKLFLTAAQLLRPGGRMVYSTCTYNIAENEEIIDWALGLFPSLRVTNFNIQIGKPGYRIGRLTEEDCIAMQRFGSPNESVSMDENSDTIGFFICCLEKILS from the exons atgcCTTTTGCCGATGATGAAGTTGTAGATATGATTTGGCAGGCAATG AATGAACATGAAGGAcccatttcaaaagaaatgttagTGAAACATTTAAAGACTCCTCCACACTTCACAATCATTCGAGTAAACACTGTAACTACAAGCAAAGAAATTCTTAGAGATGAAATTGAAGAGGCACTTTCaatg CAATATTCCATAAAGATGATTTCTCCCCCAGTAGTTCAATTTCACCCTAAAGTACATGACATACTAGTTGTTAAATCCAATCATGCCATTGAAAAGGTAGAACCTATTTACCCACATGTTATGGTTGGTTTGGGGTGTGCAATAGCAATTCTAAG AGGTGCTAATGCATATTCTCCAGGGATAACAGCTATTCCAAATG GAGTTGTAATAGGGGACAAAGTTTCGGTTTTTGGTGATCTATTAGGTCAGTGTAAAAGAGGATGGAATAAAGAatatgaaggaaaaaaatattttgtaggTAATGGCCTATTGCTTCAAAATAGACAAGATCTGTTCTCAGTTGGAGTACCGAA GGGTCTAGCTATTAATATGATTGAACCGCTTTTTTATTGTCCAAGTATTGGCGACATTTTGCTtgataataaaacaatcgGATTCCAGAAAggatttcttcaaaatttacCATCTGTACTGTGTGGCCATGCGCTTAATCCACAACCTCATCACTTGGTCTTGG atttATGTGCTGCTCCTGGAGGCAAGACGACACATATTGGAAGTTTAATGGAAAATAAG GGTTCAGTAATAGCTCTGGACAAATCAgcatcaaaaatcaaacaaattcaagaaaattcagCGAAGCTTGGGTTGACCAATATCACAGCCTTCGTCCAAGACTCAACAACAGCTTGCATAATGGAAAAGCCTGAACACTTACAAGAATATGaaactactgctgctgcttcacTCCAGACTTCACCACCATTTCTCCCTAATTCCTTTGATCGCATATTACTTGATGCGCCATGCAGTGCCCTAGGACAACGACCACAATTATATAATCCTATACGACTGAAAGAGGTGCAGTCGTTTGCAAG attgcagaaaaagctttttcttaCG GCTGCTCAGTTATTGAGACCGGGAGGTCGCATGGTTTACAGTACGTGCACCTATAACATagctgaaaatgaagagatcATTGACTGGGCACTAGGATTATTTCCATCTCTCCGTGTAACGAATTTCAACATTCAAATCGGAAAGCCAGGATACAGAATTGGTCGGCTAACGGAAGAAGACTGCATAGCAATGCAGCGATTTGGTTCACCCAATGAAAGTGTGTCGATGGATGAAAACTCGGATACAATTGGTTTTTTCATTTGCTGTTTAGAAAAGATCCTCagttaa
- the LOC124205805 gene encoding transmembrane and coiled-coil domains protein 2-like isoform X1 — protein MDKFQEIHGKGTPAMESSCTASSRGPSPSRPPAAITSNAASNINSQGPNGSNGRKTLETATNLKGGRRKSPVPSKKHGERGEKGGAGAGAGITGPTTGTLLSSLHGTSSNTHLSINSNLALAATPSTQSLLSVADERNHSNLQSTTSAPTGLLDSSILPASSIISKTVEDQSIDDDPDVSYFSTGAEGGNALLDELDGTTGSLSYPPGTPEYQKVRLEMEQIHMKVNKTRELIRDEQTARDENVNEYLRLASQADKQQQIRLKAVFEKKNTKSAQQMQVLQRKLDTYQRRLKALEAQGIPRNHGHRAPKQVLRGVGIGIKTVMSKPREFAHLIRNKFGSADNINQIRAVENTPGSSAPDDPFVISSAAVNNMSAGNSNSLPGHGATSQTVGQSAIVPATSQGSGGGKYTSEEGSECGSSVTSESMAGGLHMSPRHNVVGTSLGLSMGLESFFQELQERREEVDRLREEMEQVKLHLQQEVSIVSAALQEERFRVERLEEQINDLTELHQNEVENLKQNIADMEEKVQYQSEERLRDINDLLDSCHTRISKVEHQAQHQQHVSLEGIENSNARAVLVKLINMALTLLQLVLVVVSTSANIIAPFLKTRLRVLTTCVLALLFAFILKQWPDLEDLGSHLIQHCKAALRS, from the exons ATGGataaatttcaagaaattcatGGAAAGGGAACCCCAGCCATGGAAAGTTCTTGCACTGCATCAAGCCGTGGTCCTTCACCATCACGTCCTCCAGCAGCCATAACATCTAATGCAGCATCTAACATAAATTCTCAGGGTCCCAATGGATCTAATGG gaGGAAGACACTCGAGACCGCCACCAATTTGaaaggtggaagaagaaaatctccTGTACCATCAAAGAAACACGGAGAACGAGGTGAAAAGGGTGGGGCTGGCGCTGGCGCTGGAATAACTGGCCCTACTACTGGAACTCTGCTCAGCTCGCTCCATGGAACTAGTAGCAATACTCACCTTAGTATTAATAGCAATCTCGCTTTAGCTGCCACTCCGTCAACTCAGTCATTACTTTCCGTGGCCGATGAACGTAATCATAGCAACCTTCAATCCACTACTTCCGCTCCAACGGGGTTGCTTGATTCCTCGATATTACCAGCCTCCTCGATTATTTCCAAAACCGTCGAAGATCAATCTATTGACGATGATCCg GATGTTTCATATTTCTCAACCGGCGCCGAAGGAGGAAACGCTTTGTTAGATGAATTGGATGGTACAACTGGAAGTTTATCTTATCCTCCTGGTACTCCGGAATACCAAAAAGTTCGGTTAGAAATGGAACAAATTCAT atgaAGGTCAATAAAACGCGAGAATTAATACGAGATGAGCAAACGGCTCGTGACGAGAACGTCAATGAGTATTTACGTCTGGCCTCTCAGGctgacaaacaacaacaaattcgtTTGAAAGcagtttttgaaaagaagaacacAAAATCTGCTCAGCAAATGCAAGTGCTGCAGCGTAAACTGGATACTTATCAAAGACGTCTCAAAGCCCTTGAAGCTCAAGGAATTCCTCGAAATCATGGTCATCGGGCACCCAAGCAAGTTCTTCGAGGTGTAGGCATAGGAATAAA AACTGTTATGTCAAAACCCAGAGAATTCGCTCACTTAATCCGAAACAAATTTGGCAGTGCTGACAACATAAATCAAATACGTGCGGTAGAAAACACCCCGGGTTCTAGTGCGCCTGATGAtccttttgttatttcatcCGCCGCAGTTAATAATATGAGTGCTGGAAATTCCAATTCTCTTCCCGGTCATGGGGCCACATCACAG ACCGTTGGTCAATCCGCTATTGTTCCAGCAACTAGCCAGGGATCAGGTGGTGGTAAGTACACATCCGAAGAAGGATCAGAATGTGGCAGCTCAGTAACCAGTGAAAGCATGGCTGGTGGCTTGCATATGTCCCCCAGACACAATGTAGTGGGGACAAGTTTGGGGCTGAGCATGGGATTAGAGTCTTTTTTCCAAGAGCTTCAGGAGAGAAGGGAAGAAGTTGATCGATTGCGCGAGGAAATGGAACAAGTAAAG TTGCACCTTCAACAAGAAGTATCAATTGTTAGTGCTGCCTTACAAGAAGAGCGCTTTCGAGTTGAACGTTTAGAAGAACAGATTAATGATTTAACGGAACTGCATCAAAATGAG GTTGAGAATCTCAAACAAAACATTGCCGATATGGAGGAAAAAGTACAGTATCAATCGGAAGAAAGGCTAAGAGATATAAATGATTTGTTGGACAGCTGTCATACTcga ATATCGAAAGTGGAACATCAAGCCCAACATCAACAGCATGTCAGTTTGGAAGGAATTGAGAACTCCAATGCTCGAGCTGTTCTTGTCAAACTCATAAATATGGCCTTAACTTTGCTTCAATTAGTGCTAGTCGTTGTTTCAACATCAGCAAACATAATCGCACCTTTTCTTAAgacaag GCTACGTGTATTAACCACTTGCGTATTGGCGTTGCTGTTTGCTTTTATACTCAAGCAATGGCCGGATCTGGAGGACTTAGGTTCACATTTAATTCAACATTGCAAGGCCGCTTTGAGATCATAG
- the LOC124205807 gene encoding equilibrative nucleoside transporter 1-like, whose amino-acid sequence MPQISSQLNGTPDQQGDFLIDTNFIENTANNEGNSVISSVDYGKDNENDLLINDFQPKDRYFAVYILFYLLGMATLLPWNFFITANGYWMYKLRDLNTTSSGNASHLSPLQLGFTSYLCVTSLVPSTVVLVLNAFIGHKFSFKIRIAGGLFGVVLLFTFTTALVELDTDAWQMSFYFVTLVSAFFINVVSSIFQGGVCGLAGKFPSGYVNAVISGQALGGIFAALANIISIALGASPTQSAFIYFLAADVTLVLSFCLYMVLSSTDFFLFYSSSERVPSIQNDFAKECDLMEEQEDEVLIVDTKISYRRIIIQIWPYLFSITLVYVVTLSLFPAVSVLIRSASSGHGYLWNDVYFTPVACFLLMSVGDYVGRTSAGIIPTPANIRMWTCVLSVLRLGFISLMIMCNAQPRLHLPVLISNDAGFVFVMALFAFSNGYLSVIPFAQAPKCVMREEQETASSLMAAGLGIGLAVGGALSSVIVRIL is encoded by the exons ATGCCTCAAATAAGTAGCCAGTTAAATGGCACCCCAGATCAGCAGGGCGATTTTctaattgatacaaattttattgaaaatacaGCAAATAATGAAGGAAACAGTGTGATCTCATCAGTTGATTATGGCAAAGACAATGAAAATGATCTTCTCATCAACGATTTCCAACCCAAAGACAG ATACTTTgctgtttacattttgttcTATTTACTTGGAATGGCAACTTTGTTGCCTTGGAACTTCTTTATTACTGCAAATGGG TACTGGATGTACAAACTTAGAGATTTAAACACAACCTCTTCTGGAAATGCTTCCCATCTCTCTCCTTTGCAACTTGGGTTTACATCCTACTTGTGTGTTACTTCACTGGTCCCTAGTACAGTGGTTCTAGTCCTAAATGCTTTCATTGGGCATAA ATTTTCTTTCAAGATCCGAATTGCTGGTGGTCTGTTTGGTGTTGTTTTGCTGTTTACTTTTACAACAGCACTTGTTGAATTGGATACAGATGCAT GGCAGATGTCATTCTACTTTGTAACTTTAGTAAGTGCTTTCTTCATAAATG TTGTCAGTTCCATATTCCAAGGTGGAGTGTGTGGCCTTGCTGGAAAGTTCCCTAGTGGTTACGTCAACGCAGTTATAAGCGGTCAAGCTCTAG GTGGTATATTTGCCGCACTCGCCAATATAATATCTATCGCCCTTGGAGCATCGCCGACTCAGAGTGCCTTCATATACTTTTTGGCAGCTGACGTGACTCTCGTTTTATCGTTCTGTTTGTACATGGTCCTGTCATCGACA gatttctttttattttactcgAGTTCTGAAAGAGTGCCCTctattcaaaatgatttcgcAAAAGAATGTGATCTCATGGAAGAGCAAGAAGACGAAGTACTAATCGTTGACACAAAAATCTCTTACCGCAGAATTATTATACAG atttggcCATATCTCTTCTCTATCACGCTAGTTTACGTTGTTACTTTGTCACTTTTTCCTGCCGTTAGCGTGTTGATACGGTCCGCTAGTAGTGGCCACGGTTATCTTTGGAATG ATGTTTATTTTACGCCCGTTGCCTGTTTCCTCCTCATGAGTGTTGGTGATTACGTCGGTCGTACATCAGCTGGGATTATACCAACG CCGGCCAACATCCGGATGTGGACGTGTGTGCTGTCTGTGTTGCGATTAGGATTCATTTCACTGATGATCATGTGCAACGCTCAACCGCGTCTTCATCTGCCTGTCTTGATTTCGAACGATGCTGGATTCGTTTTTGTGATGGCCCTTTTTGCCTTCTCTAACGGATACCTCAGTGTCATTCCATTTGCGCAGGCACCCAA GTGTGTGATgagagaagaacaagaaactgCTTCCTCTTTGATGGCAGCTGGTCTTGGCATCGGTTTGGCGGTCGGCGGTGCTCTCAGTAGCGTTATTGTTCGGATTTTGTGA